The Natrialba magadii ATCC 43099 genome has a segment encoding these proteins:
- a CDS encoding DNA polymerase sliding clamp, whose protein sequence is MFKAIATKSELESFTDPISQLVEECKVNLNEDGLHVRAVDPANVGMVESNAHASGFESYEADGGLIGLNVDRFEDVIGMANSGDLVHLELDEETRKLAIQIEGMEFTLALIDPDSIRAEPDIPDLDLTSEIVLEGRHIDRGIKAADMVSDHITLAVDEKEELFEIEAEGDTDDVHIGLERDDLIDLQVGPARSLFSLDYLKDMSKAIDAGDEVTIELGEEFPVKLAFTTEEGNVDVQYMLSPRIQSN, encoded by the coding sequence ATGTTCAAAGCAATCGCTACGAAGTCCGAACTTGAATCGTTCACAGATCCCATCAGCCAGCTCGTCGAGGAGTGCAAAGTCAACCTCAACGAAGACGGGCTGCACGTCCGAGCCGTCGACCCCGCGAACGTCGGGATGGTCGAATCCAACGCCCACGCCAGCGGCTTCGAGTCCTACGAGGCCGACGGTGGCCTGATCGGCCTCAACGTCGACCGGTTCGAAGACGTCATCGGGATGGCCAACTCCGGCGACCTCGTTCACCTCGAGCTGGACGAGGAGACGCGGAAGCTGGCCATCCAGATCGAGGGGATGGAGTTCACGCTCGCGCTGATCGACCCGGACTCCATCCGGGCCGAGCCGGACATCCCCGACCTCGACCTGACGTCCGAGATCGTCCTCGAAGGGCGGCACATCGACCGCGGCATCAAAGCCGCCGACATGGTCTCGGACCACATCACACTCGCCGTCGACGAAAAAGAGGAGCTGTTCGAGATCGAGGCCGAGGGCGACACCGACGACGTCCACATCGGCCTCGAACGCGACGACCTGATCGACCTGCAGGTGGGACCAGCCCGCTCGCTGTTCTCGTTGGACTACCTGAAGGACATGAGCAAAGCGATCGATGCGGGCGACGAGGTCACCATCGAACTCGGCGAGGAGTTCCCGGTGAAGCTCGCGTTCACGACTGAAGAGGGCAACGTCGACGTCCAGTACATGCTCTCGCCGCGGATCCAGAGCAACTGA